Below is a genomic region from Camelus dromedarius isolate mCamDro1 chromosome 25, mCamDro1.pat, whole genome shotgun sequence.
gaagttagaacatcTCATAAAGCCAAAGTATTGTTTAGATTTGACAGAAACGCTAACATCATATAGAGTAATGCATGGACTAATGGTTCCTCCCTGCAGAAGATTTACCACGTTAAGCTTGCAGAGTGTTGTCTCTGGAGCTGAAATGCTCTGTTAGTGAGAAAGGTCAAAGGTCTCTGGCGTTGAGAAATCCCCTATAGCCATGCGTAGGGCGCAAATCTGGAATCATATTTCAGGAGAGTAATACAGCGTAAGACCATCTTGAAATGTGATTCACTGAGTGTCTTTAAGCAACAGACCCTTCCTACTTTTTTTACCCTTGTAGTTTTGGGTTTAACCTCATTTTTCCTTCTAGGTCTTTGCCCTTGACCTCAATCCTCCTCTGCTCTTTGTAGATATAAATGAGTGCACAGACTTTGCAGATGCCCCTTGTAGCCACTTCTGCAACAACTACATTGGTGGTTACTTCTGCTCCTGCCCCCCTGAATACTTCCTCCATGAAGACAAGAGGAACTGCGGAGGTGAGCTTGGCATCAAAAGGGGTACATGTTCCCTGGGATTTGGAATGGTTGAGGCTTTGGTAAGGGGTTTGTCTACCCTTCCAATTTTGATTAGCCTCAGCCCTGGCTTGATGTCTATCTTTAGTTACCCATAAACTGAGGGAGAGCCACAAGAGTGGAGGAAGAGACACCTACAGGGTCAAGTTAATTAATTGGAAAAGAGAGATAGGTTCCTGTGACGAGTTAATCTGGGGCTCTTCATAACCAGGAAAAGACCCTATTATAAGCAATGTGATGGAAGCCCAATAGGTGTTGGGTACTCTACTAATGCTCATTGAGTGTATAACTGCGGCCTGTGGGCTTCTGTCGGGACTATCAGATCATGAGAAGAATCATAGAAAAGGGCAGGAACTCCTTTGCTTGACCCTGTATTTGAttctccttttgtctttttccttctcagtCAATTGCAGTGGGGATGTATTCACTACTCTGACCGGGGAGATCACAAGTGCCAATTACCCCAATCCATACCCGGAGAACTCAAGGTGTGACTATCAGATCCTGTTGGAGGAGGGGTTCCAAGTGGTGGTAACTCTGCGGAGAGAAGACTTTGACGTGGAACCAGCTGATTCAGAGGGCCACTGCCCTGACAGCTTAATTGTGCGTGACGGGTGATGAACTTTTCTCCAAACTCACAGAGAGGTTTCTCCTTGAAGGCACATTATCTTGCTTTACGCCTCTTCTTTTCTTTACCCCCCacttcttatttcattttactttcatcCCCTccattttacctttttcttttagttctttctctcttctgatttcatcattttgtttctcttcagtttgTTGCAGGAAACCAGCATTTTGGTCCTTACTGTGGTAATGGATTTCCTGGGCCACTAACTATTGAAACCAACAGTAATACCCTTAATGTCATCTTCCAAACTGACAGCACAGAGCAGAAAAAGGGCTGGAAATTTCGTTATCACGGAGATCGTGAGTAACCTAGACTCTGCTGTTCGGTCGGTGGTACCAAAGTCTCCCTGCACAATGTAAAATCAAAACAGATAGATTACTGTACGGATAGGTACAGTAATCACTGAGATACCTTCCTCTGCAAGATCTGAACCTGTCAGTGGTTGCTAGGAATGCCTCAATTGCAGGAACTCTTCACCTGGACTTGTGAATGCAGATAGCTTGGGGGTGGTTAGTTGGTAATGCCATATTATTTGAGACACTTCCACGTTGGAATTTGGGCATCAGGAGTGAGGATGACTGGACAACTGAACAACTACAGACAGTGTGAGAATGATATAAATATAATAGAGAATCTCCAGCTATTtggtaaaatttttttcctattctctcCAAGCAATCCCTTGTCCTAAGGAAGTCACTGCCAATTCTTTTTGGGAGCCTGAGAAAGCAAAATATGTGTTCAGAGATGTGGTGAAGATAACCTGTCTGGATGGGTTTGAGATTGTACAGGTAAAGTACTGTTGGAGGCTTCTCTCTAATCCGTAGTTTAGGGTGAGCATCCTGGGGTTGTCTAATCATTTACTGGATGTCCTCATTTGAGCAAAGTATGACATCTTTTCCATAAAGAGAACTTCTCAGGATCTTCAGTTCTTTCTTGTGTGAGTCACGGAGCTGCTTGGACAGCTTGACATTTAATTTTTGCCTTCAGTgttcctggggaagggggtgctGATATGTTGGGGCAAAGTTGTCTTGTAGCCCCAGCTCCTGGGTGCTTTGGGTCATTCTGCTAAGATGTCCCCAAGCTTCTTGTGGTGAGGACTCCTCATTGATCCAAGGGCAGAGATTGATTCCATTTTTGATTTTGATTCCCCATATCTCTCTGTTGGATTAATGGTGATGTCTGTTCCTCTCCAGGGGAGTGCTAGCTCGACATCTGTCTATTCTACTTGCCAAAGCAATGGAAAGTGGAGTAATTCCAAACTGAGGTGTCAACGTACGTATCTCTTTAAAATGgagctctcttttctctcttctcgcAAAGGAAATTGAAAGATTAGTGCATTAAGATTCAAATGCACGGTGTCCTCTTAGGCTTGTGAGAGAGTGGATTCAGTTTTAGAAGGGAAGTCAGTCATGCAGTCCCAGCCCCGATCTGAGCCCAGACCAGTCACACTAGcagttttctttcaaagaaagggGCCATGAGATTGGTAGAGTTAATAGCACCATATGGGTCCATTCCTGGAGAGGCCTCACCAACCACCGAGAACCAGGTTCATCCTTCTAGCTTTCAAGGCGCTATCTGAAATGGCAGGACTCAGCGCGCTGGGAGTTGGGAGATGCCAGCTGGAGAGCATGGCCACATAGAAGCTGGTGTGGGGAGATTCATCCCTAGTGTGCTTATGGTTTTGGGGGGTAGGGAAGGAGTGAGGAACATGGCTTGGAGGATGGAACTGTCCCAGCGACTCTTCCTGGAAGGAAGCAGTCATCCTGACCATCACTCTCCTGCCTTCCTTTTGCAGCTGTGGACTGTGGCTCTCCCGAACCCATTCGGAATGGTAAATTTGAAGAACCAGAAGATACCCTGTTCGGTTCTGTCATTCGCTACACTTGTGAGGAGAAATATTACTACATGGAAATTAAAGGAAGTGGTAGGTTTCTTTGactaaagaaaagataaagagtGAGTGTGTCGGAGAGTGACTAGCACAATTTTTCTGGGTTGGATAGAGTTTGGAGACAAATGAAGGTGATGAGCTAGATTTCATCTTCTTGGCTTAGTCTGAAGACACGGTTTTCATCTGGGGCAGGATAGGTTCTAAAGGATCATCCATAGCAGATCATGGAGGTCACCTAGCTCGGCTTCACTACTGTGGCAGGAGCTCCCCCTACAATGTCCATTTTCATGTGGTTTTCCAGCTTTTGACCAGTTACTTAATGTAGAACCCACAGGAGTAATGCTCCCAGCTTCAAGTCACTGTCCTATGACGACTGACTTTCTTGATGGAGGGGCCTTGGCGGTGCCAGATGAAGGGCGGGTGGCTCACAACGTGTCCCATTTCATTGCTTCTAATTTAGTTAATTTTCCCACTTGACGCACTCTCCCAGTCTCTGCCGTAAccctcttccttctgctctggAGACGGTTCCTCCCTCTTCTTTGGCAGGATGGGGGCCAGAGGCAGTGTTTGCAGCATGTTCTCAAGATCTTTTTCTAGTTGGTTTGATCCCATTCCCTCCTCAAATCCCAGAGCGCAGAGGCTCTCAGCGAAAGGGGGATGGAaagcaggaggaggtggtggtgagtGTGTCCCTTGTCCCTTGTTCTGTTCCAGAGGAATATCGCTGTGCTGGCAACGGCAGCTGGGTGAATGAGCTGCTGGGGACAGAGCTGCCAAAATGTGTTCCAGGTAATCAGCGCTCAGACTTAGGGAGAGACCACAGCCACAGGTGCTGGTGCGTGGGGCTCACAGTCTAAAAGTGGGTGTAATCCTCTTGGGAAAGGACTTGACAATCTGGGCCTACCAGAGTCCAGCTCAGTGCAGGGGAGACAAGGCTGGGCAGTGGGCCTGCAGGGGCCTTGGGGACTTCACCAACCACACTAAGTCAGGCCAGCTGATGGGAAAGAGGAAAGTCAACCAGTGACAGTGGTGTCGGAGTCTGAATCAGTTAGGTTTGGTAATGTGGGTGTAGTAAGGGGATCTAGGATTGTTAAAAACAGCGCCTGCAAATTGGTGAGGAACTGACACTCAGAAACAGGACTAGTTGAATAGCTTAGTCATTGTGTTTAAAGTCTGCATGGCAACAAGATATAGAGGGATAAAGAAATAAAGGGCTGAGTAGAGTTCAGAATGGAGCAGAAGAAGGCTCTTAAAGCCATAATAATACTATTGATATTAATATTATACCATATTATTACACCATAATAATGATCCTCGTGTGACAACAGTGCTATTGAGAGCTAGGGACTGAGCTAATTAattgcatttattatctcatgccATCAAGCCTTCTCAACAACCCTATGGCATAGGTATTATTGGTCCTATTTTACAGTTGAGTGAATTGAGTGCAAGTTCACAGAATTAGTAAGGGGCATGGGTAGGctttgaacccaagtctgtctgTTATGCTCAACTCAGAGCATAGTCCATTCAGGTGGACTAGTGAGGGATTTAGGTAAGCCAACtgtatctgaaataaaattcagttttagtAAATTTGGGTGATGGCAAAGTGATCAAACCTGGAACTAGTCAATGGGGAAGgagatgaaagatgaaaaaaagagaaccctccGTTTGCCCTACTTCCATGGATTAttaggagggactcagctgcaaTTAGGCATTCAGTAAAGAGGCATCAGATGAAGGTAGAATGCTTGCCTTCTCTCCCACCTGTACAAGGATAGACTCTCCCAGCACTGGCTCCCAGCTGGGGCCCTGGCCCCATGTGCGGAGCCTGGGGTGACATGTCCTGAGCTAAGCCGTCCATAGTGCAAGGCGCTGGCTCGTTTGGGTCCAATAATTCACACACTGCCTCAGTTTAACCAGTCTCTCCCACAAGGCCACTTGTGACATTGACAAAGTGGGATGGTTGGTCCTTTGGTAAGTTCAGGATGAGTCAGGCACTGAGGTGGTTGACCAGATACAAGGTTGGCCATGTTGTGCTGGGGACTCTGAAGCCCAGCAGGTGTATGAGTGGTTGGAGGATGGGTAGGAGGGTGGCAGTCTATCCTGCTCCCTCCCACTTGGTTCTTGTTTCTTCCTAGTCTGTGGTGTCCCCACTGAGCCCCTGATGGTAAAACAGAAGATATTTGGAGGATTCATTGCAAACATCGAGAGTTTCCCCTGGCAAGTCTTCTTCTCGAACCCGTGGGCGGGCGGAGCTCTCATTGATGAGTACTGGGTGCTGACGGCCGCCCACGTCGTGGAGGGAAACCGCGACCCCATAATGTATGTTGGGTCCTCCTCAGTGCTCACCTCAGTTCTGGTCAATGCCCAGATGCTCACTGCTGAGCGCGTGTTTATTCATCCGGGTTGGAAAGTCCTGGATGCCTCGGAAACACGGAAGAATTTTGACAATGACATTGCGCTGGTGCGGCTAAGAGAGCCAGTGAAAATGGGACCCACTGTCTCCCCTATCTGCCTGCCAGGCAGATCCTCAGAATACAACCCCTCAGAGGGAACCCTGGGACTGATCTCAGGCTGGGGCCGAACCGAAAGAAAAGATCGTGTTATTAAGCTCAGAGGGGCAAAGTTACCTGTTGCTCCCTTAGAAAAGTGCCGGGAGATGAAGGGGGTAAATCCCAGAATAGatgtaaattcctttattttcactGATAACATGATTTGTGCTGGAGGAGAGAAGGGTGTTGATAGTTGTAAAGGGGACAGTGGCGGGGCCTTTGCTCTACAGGTCCCTAATGAAACAAGCCCCAAATTCTATGTAGCTGGCCTGGTGTCCTGGGGCACCCAGTGTGGGACCTATGGAATCTACACGCGAGTGAAGAACTACattgactggataaagcagacgATGCTGGAAAATAGTGCCCCCAGCGTGGACTAGCCATACAGGCATCACCAGCCTCTCCAAGGGCTGTGACCCCCCCTGTTGATTTCCATTCCTTACAATAGTCCCATTACTTCATCATGACTGCGAGAAGGCACGGAGTATGATTTAAGTAGAACTTGATTGCTGAGATACCTGGTTGGAGGTTGAGTTTAATCATGTCACTGTGTTGGTCATTCACTGTAGTCAGAATCCATGGGGTCCTCTCCCCTGAACCCCTTCTGTGGTACAACCTGGGAAGGGCACGCCTATCTTGCACTATTCCACACGGAGTCCTCCCTTTCCTGATGATTGCCTAGCATTCCAGTTCTGACTTTGAAATTCACTGTTGGGCATTCCCTTGATTTTTTGTTTCCCCTTTACCTGTTCAAAGTTCCGTTTACGTCATCATTCTCAGTGTCTACTATCTACTTGTAATAAAGCATGATTATAACCCAGTTCTGGCCAACTCGTCTTACTCCACATCAAGACCTCAGCACCACAGGAAAGGGGGTGTGATGGGTTGTTGTGTCATGGAAATTCAGGCCCCCAGCAGCTAATATTTAATTGTTGTGAAAACAGGAAATTcagcttctctcttcccttccaacTGAGATTTACTGAATATGGTGGGTTAACATGAACGTCATCAACACAGGGTACCATATTCTGCCTTTGAAACTCATCAAACATACACGAACCGCACTCAGAAGTCCACATACAACAGTCAGAATTGGCTGTTTAAAGATGTTTAAGTGTCAAAGTTTGAAGTATGAACAATATATCTCCTGAAAGTTAGTTTTCCTTTCGTGTGGGTTTGTATAATGCAATATTATgacttaattgaaaaaaaaaaaaaaaagaaattcagcaaGCTCTCATCTGCTTTCCTGGTGGCGTTTGTCAATATGTCAGTCAAGCGATAATGTCTTCTTTGGACTGAACTCTGCACTGAGATGTTACAGCTCATCCTGGTAAGAATAGACCCAAAGTCTCCCTTCTGTTTTTTCCCTAagggaacagaaaaacaaatgaacaactcCTCTCCACAAAATGATTCATGATGAAAAAGGACCGGACAAtagaaattagtatttttttcaacTGAGGACTGGAGAGTTATCTCAGGGTGGCCATTGCCCTAACAGGGTGTCTTACGAAAGCCATGGCCTGAGATTAAGAGTTCAGGTGAACTCTGGTCTGTTTGATATGACATGTGGCTTTCAGGAGAGCAGTTTTTATCAGAAGCCAAAAGGGGTGTGTCTGTGACCATCAAGAAAGGACTTTGATCTTCCACTGACCTGAAGGGCTAAATTCAACAGCTAACCTTAGACTAAAGGTTAACACATGAAGTAACCAGAACTCTAATCAAAGGGTCTGAAGAATCAAAGGGGCATTACAATAGGAAACCTCTGGAAGGATTGTGTTAAGTCAACTAAGCAGCATAAAGCCATTCACATTATTCCTTAACTGCATACCTGCCAACTACCTTCCCCCACCTACCTGCTGTTACATGTGCGGTGGAAATGACAGTGTACCTTGGACTACAGTGTTTTGGGCAGGAGAAGGGGAATTCctccagagaaaaaaagaaagggaaaaaatactaaGATTAAGAAACATGCTTGTGATGtagaaattttccttcttttaaataattggagtaataataataaaaattaacccGGAACCtgacaaacaacagaaaaatgaagtCTATCCCTGCCAGGGAGAATCTCCAGTCTGTCTGGGTTCTGCCCTTGCAGACGGGCTGAGGCttgcctttctctgcctggcttatttcccttaaaaTAACACCCTccagattcacccatgttgttgcaaatgacagactttttttcttttttaaggttgaatattattatatattgtgtgtatacacacacacacacacacacacacacacactgtattttcttgatccattcatctgctgagggacacttagtttgtttccatacttcagctattgtgaataatgctgcgaTGAGTACAAAGGTagagatatctctttgagataatggtttcatttcttttgaataaacacccagaagtggattgctgggtcatgtggtaatcctatttttaatttcttgagaaaattGCATGCTGTTTTAATAGTGACCGTATCAGTTTACATTCTCAAAAACAATGTgcaagagttcccttttccccaAATCCTTGCTAGCATTTgacatctcttttcttttcttttcttttcttttcttttcttttcttttcttttcttttcttttcttttcttttcttttctttctttctttctttctttctttctttctttctttctttctttctttctttctttctttctttctttcttcttccttccttccttccttccttccttccttccttccttccttccttccttccttccttccttccttccttccttcctttctttctttctttctttctttctttctttctttctttctttctttctttctttctttcctttctttctttcctttctttctttccattctttctttctttcttttccctgaagtatagtcagtttcctgTAATGGTTACAGCCTACGTAATTATAgaacaatatcaaaaccaggaaacttaCATTGGTACAATGTGCTTGTATGGTTTTGTGTCATTCCCTCACTAGTGGAGATTCATGCATCCACCACTGTAATTAAGATACAGAACCGCTCCATCTCCACAAAGATCTCCCTCATGCTACTCCTCTAGGGTCACATTCTTTACCTTTACATTTTCTCTTCCAAGTTAAAAAAGACACTTTTGAAACATCCAGGCTTTCTCAGTTGTTCTAAGAGGTCAAGGAAATTGGATTTTGAGTGAGCCCACCCTTCAGCCAGAGAAGGGGACAAACTAGATAAAGGATGGGGGACAATGAGACTGTGGCAATAGGAACCTTTTCCCTTTGGGAAAAGCATAAACTTAAAGAAAGTCCCCTAATAGCCTTGCTTCCTGGGGGTGCAGGTTCTGTTTGAAAAACCTCTTGTACTACAAGGGAATACAGATGACAAAGAATACCAACAATTGCTGGTAAGGTGTTAGTTCTAACTTTAACCACTGTGTTATGTCTGACCTCCAAATAGGCTGTTTGCAATCTCTGTCTCCCTTTATGTTTCTTGTGGAAGcaaattatttctttgtcttcACTGCTTGGGAATGACTGTGGAATATTTTTGGCACAGTAAGCTCAGGTTGTTCTGGGTATCCATCTATTCATgggtaaaatgaaaatgtttcttgATCTCTCTTGGACAGAAAGCAAGAAGAACCTAAGGtttctaataggaaaaaaag
It encodes:
- the C1S gene encoding complement C1s subcomponent — translated: MDKSPEMWCIVLLPLLAWVYAEPTMYGEIVSPNYPQAYPNEVDKSWDIEVPEGYGIHLYFTHLDVELSENCAYDWVQIMSGGIEEGKLCGQRTSKSPNSPVVEEFHISNNKLQVIFRSDFSNEERFTGFAAYYTAVDINECTDFADAPCSHFCNNYIGGYFCSCPPEYFLHEDKRNCGVNCSGDVFTTLTGEITSANYPNPYPENSRCDYQILLEEGFQVVVTLRREDFDVEPADSEGHCPDSLIFVAGNQHFGPYCGNGFPGPLTIETNSNTLNVIFQTDSTEQKKGWKFRYHGDPIPCPKEVTANSFWEPEKAKYVFRDVVKITCLDGFEIVQGSASSTSVYSTCQSNGKWSNSKLRCQPVDCGSPEPIRNGKFEEPEDTLFGSVIRYTCEEKYYYMEIKGSEEYRCAGNGSWVNELLGTELPKCVPVCGVPTEPLMVKQKIFGGFIANIESFPWQVFFSNPWAGGALIDEYWVLTAAHVVEGNRDPIMYVGSSSVLTSVLVNAQMLTAERVFIHPGWKVLDASETRKNFDNDIALVRLREPVKMGPTVSPICLPGRSSEYNPSEGTLGLISGWGRTERKDRVIKLRGAKLPVAPLEKCREMKGVNPRIDVNSFIFTDNMICAGGEKGVDSCKGDSGGAFALQVPNETSPKFYVAGLVSWGTQCGTYGIYTRVKNYIDWIKQTMLENSAPSVD